One window from the genome of Dolosigranulum savutiense encodes:
- a CDS encoding LytTR family DNA-binding domain-containing protein → MYPLIICEDSIGQLNAIKQIINLYTGFYESRFNVSLITSSPHEVLDYLETYQPKKGVFLLDVHLNSTIDGLDLAEAIRKNDVNAKIVFITTDEHAAPLTFKRNLEAMSFIEKPSNVEELRKNIFETLNIAYNRLTTSLDEKKQLFTFSRYGETVNIDFEKVLYLQTSIEESHKLTLTTTLGEYEFSGSLIKCEENFPELFRISKSALINPGNVVSINYKNRDIVLKNNHIIQYAFRRAKSIKEKFSNPNKN, encoded by the coding sequence ATGTATCCACTCATTATTTGCGAAGACTCAATCGGTCAATTAAACGCAATTAAACAAATTATTAACCTTTATACAGGCTTTTATGAATCTCGTTTTAATGTGTCATTAATAACATCTTCTCCACACGAAGTTTTAGATTATTTAGAAACGTATCAACCCAAAAAAGGAGTCTTTTTGTTAGATGTTCACCTAAACAGTACAATCGATGGGTTGGATCTAGCAGAAGCCATTCGTAAAAATGATGTAAATGCAAAAATAGTATTTATTACAACGGATGAACACGCTGCGCCTTTAACATTTAAGCGTAATTTAGAAGCTATGTCATTCATTGAAAAACCGTCTAATGTAGAGGAATTACGCAAAAATATTTTTGAAACACTGAACATTGCATATAATAGATTAACTACCTCTCTTGACGAAAAAAAACAATTATTTACTTTTTCTAGATATGGAGAGACAGTTAATATTGATTTTGAGAAAGTTTTATACCTACAGACTAGTATTGAAGAATCACACAAATTAACGCTAACCACTACATTGGGTGAATATGAATTTTCTGGAAGTTTAATAAAGTGCGAAGAAAATTTCCCTGAATTATTCCGTATTTCCAAATCAGCTTTAATTAACCCTGGTAATGTTGTGTCTATCAATTATAAAAATCGTGATATTGTCCTAAAAAACAATCATATTATTCAGTATGCTTTCAGACGTGCTAAATCAATCAAAGAAAAATTTTCTAACCCAAATAAAAACTAA
- a CDS encoding ISL3 family transposase, with product MSKTFVEVAESVGVDEKTIRNVFKDYVALKEREYQFETPKWLGIDEIHIIRRPRLVLTNIERRTIYDIKPNRNKETVIQRLSEISDRTYIEYVTMDMWKPYKDAVNTILPHAKVVVDKFHVVRMANQALDNVRKSLKAHMSQKERRTLMRERFILLKRKHDLNERESFLLDTWLGNLPALKEAYELKEEFYWIWDTPDPDEGHLRYSQWRHRCMSSNSKDAYKDLVRAVDNWHVEIFNYFDKRLTNAYTESINSIIRQVERMGRGYSFDALRAKILFNEKLHKKRKPRFNSSAFNKAMLYDTFNWYEVNDHDITDNFGVDFSTLIKNLEKGDL from the coding sequence ATGTCTAAGACCTTTGTAGAAGTCGCAGAAAGCGTTGGTGTTGACGAGAAAACCATTAGGAACGTTTTTAAGGACTATGTGGCACTCAAAGAACGTGAATACCAGTTTGAAACTCCTAAGTGGCTTGGGATAGACGAGATACATATTATCCGTAGACCTCGGCTTGTATTGACTAATATTGAACGCAGGACTATTTATGACATCAAGCCTAACCGTAACAAGGAAACAGTCATCCAACGTCTTTCAGAAATCAGTGACAGGACTTACATTGAGTACGTCACAATGGATATGTGGAAGCCCTACAAAGACGCAGTGAACACTATCCTTCCACACGCTAAAGTTGTCGTAGATAAGTTTCATGTAGTTAGAATGGCTAATCAAGCCTTAGATAACGTCAGAAAGTCTTTGAAAGCCCATATGAGCCAAAAAGAAAGACGTACCCTTATGCGTGAAAGGTTTATCCTTCTAAAGCGTAAACACGATCTAAATGAACGTGAATCATTCCTCTTAGATACTTGGTTAGGTAATCTTCCTGCTTTAAAAGAAGCCTATGAACTCAAAGAAGAGTTTTACTGGATATGGGATACTCCTGATCCAGATGAAGGTCATCTTCGTTATAGTCAATGGAGACACCGTTGTATGTCCAGCAACTCTAAAGACGCATATAAAGACCTCGTGAGAGCCGTAGACAACTGGCATGTCGAAATATTCAACTACTTTGATAAAAGGCTCACTAATGCTTATACGGAGTCAATTAACAGCATTATTAGGCAGGTAGAGCGAATGGGTAGAGGTTACTCGTTTGATGCCTTACGAGCCAAAATCCTTTTCAATGAGAAGCTCCATAAAAAGCGTAAGCCACGATTTAATTCAAGTGCTTTCAATAAAGCTATGTTATACGATACTTTCAATTGGTATGAAGTGAATGATCACGACATTACAGACAACTTTGGTGTCGATTTTTCCACACTTATTAAGAATTTGGAGAAGGGTGATTTATAA
- a CDS encoding site-specific integrase: protein MDFKTQKEAQEWRLRMLADFGKGSITVNSTMTFKKFLDDYFIPDYKSQVRKRTFDMTQSKFKRLSFFENMKLSDIQAPHVKKWQNAMFIEGLSNNYIRSVHQMLQQIFDLAVKLGMLSNNVAKTVGNVKKDRPKVDFWTVEEFQLFISTFDKSNIYELLYFTTFWFFFMTGVRTSELQAIEWSKIDFEKGTALINCSMYYKSQKEWYLTDTKSISGVRLLYLDDDTLEHLKYWKKAQSQIGECKFVFSIADSPLVKSTLKRVLKSHSDYAKIKSIRIHDLRHSHASFMLSLGMNDLEMQNRLGHADIKTTLGTYSHLRPNAMKEVATRMTGKVVVSDNIVRKSKFNGNQHTKNFQSKVLSD, encoded by the coding sequence ATGGACTTTAAAACGCAAAAGGAAGCTCAAGAGTGGCGCTTACGTATGCTTGCCGACTTTGGTAAAGGTTCTATAACTGTTAATAGCACAATGACTTTTAAAAAGTTTCTTGATGATTATTTTATACCAGACTATAAGAGCCAAGTAAGAAAACGTACTTTTGATATGACACAATCAAAATTTAAAAGACTGTCATTTTTTGAGAATATGAAGTTATCGGATATTCAAGCACCTCATGTAAAGAAGTGGCAAAATGCAATGTTTATAGAGGGGTTATCTAATAATTATATTCGTTCTGTTCATCAAATGTTACAACAGATTTTTGATTTAGCAGTTAAATTGGGTATGTTGTCAAATAATGTTGCTAAGACGGTAGGAAACGTAAAAAAAGACCGTCCTAAAGTTGATTTTTGGACGGTAGAAGAATTTCAGCTATTCATTAGTACATTTGATAAATCTAATATCTATGAATTATTGTATTTTACTACATTTTGGTTTTTCTTTATGACTGGAGTTAGGACAAGTGAATTACAAGCTATTGAATGGTCGAAAATAGATTTTGAAAAAGGTACTGCTTTAATAAACTGCTCAATGTATTATAAAAGCCAAAAAGAGTGGTATCTTACTGATACAAAATCTATATCAGGTGTAAGGCTTTTGTATCTTGATGATGATACATTAGAACATTTGAAATATTGGAAGAAAGCACAATCTCAAATAGGAGAATGTAAATTTGTATTTTCCATAGCAGATAGTCCGTTGGTAAAATCAACTCTTAAACGTGTTCTAAAATCTCATAGTGATTACGCAAAAATAAAATCAATAAGGATCCACGATTTAAGGCATTCTCATGCCAGCTTTATGCTCTCTCTAGGAATGAATGATTTAGAAATGCAAAATCGTCTAGGACATGCTGATATTAAGACAACACTTGGAACCTACTCTCATTTAAGGCCAAATGCTATGAAAGAAGTAGCTACTAGGATGACTGGGAAAGTAGTGGTGAGTGATAATATTGTCAGAAAAAGTAAATTTAATGGCAATCAGCATACTAAAAATTTTCAATCTAAAGTTTTGTCTGACTAG
- a CDS encoding GNAT family N-acetyltransferase: MFVRKFEPKDAEKVSELVVTTLRTTNIKDYSLEYIENDVKILQPQNILERANWMHFYVVCDAEKIVGCGAIGPYWDKEDESSLFTIFVLPDYQGKGVGRMIIETLEKDEFFLRAKRVEIPASITATPFYLKMGYNYKNGITLPDEEGLLRLEKYR; the protein is encoded by the coding sequence ATGTTTGTGAGAAAATTTGAACCTAAAGATGCAGAAAAAGTGTCAGAATTAGTTGTAACAACTTTAAGAACTACTAATATCAAAGATTATTCATTAGAGTATATAGAAAATGATGTAAAGATTTTGCAACCACAAAATATTTTAGAAAGAGCAAACTGGATGCATTTTTATGTGGTATGTGATGCTGAAAAGATTGTTGGGTGTGGGGCGATAGGACCATATTGGGATAAAGAAGATGAAAGTAGTCTTTTCACTATTTTTGTACTACCGGATTATCAAGGAAAAGGTGTAGGGCGAATGATTATTGAAACACTTGAGAAAGATGAATTTTTCCTTCGGGCAAAAAGAGTAGAAATTCCAGCTTCTATAACTGCAACACCTTTTTATTTGAAGATGGGATATAATTATAAGAATGGGATTACTCTTCCGGACGAAGAAGGGTTATTGAGATTGGAAAAATATAGATAA
- the merA gene encoding mercury(II) reductase, whose amino-acid sequence MTKKISMKVSGMTCMGCEEHVAVALENIGAKNVEASFRHGEVLFELPDDIGIESAKKAIDEAKYQPGEIEEISSQENVVLGNEGDYDLLIIGSGGSAFSAAIKAIEYGAKVAMIERGTVGGTCVNVGCVPSKTLLRAGEINHLAKNNPFVGLHTSASNVDLAPLVKQKNDLVTEMRNEKYVNLIDDYGFELIKGEAKFVNENTVEVNGNQITAKRFLIATGASSTAPNIPGLDEVDYLTSTSLLELKKVPNRLTVIGSGYIGMELGQLFHNLGSEVTLIQRSERLLKEYDPEISEAITKALTEQGINLVTGATYERVEQDGDIKKVHVEINGKKRIIEAEQLLIATGRKPNTESLNLHAAGVEVGSRGEIVIDDYLKTTNSRIYSAGDVTLGPQFVYVAAYEGGLAARNAIGGLNQKVNLEVVPGVTFTSPSIATVGLTEQQAKEKGYEVKTSVLPLDAVPRALVNRETTGVFKLVADAKTLKVLGAHVVAENAGDVIYAATLAVKFGLTVGDLRETMAPYLTMAEGLKLAVLTFDKDVSKLSCCAG is encoded by the coding sequence ATGACTAAGAAAATCAGTATGAAAGTTAGTGGCATGACTTGTATGGGTTGTGAAGAACATGTAGCAGTTGCACTTGAAAATATTGGTGCCAAGAATGTAGAAGCTAGTTTTCGTCACGGTGAAGTATTATTTGAATTACCCGATGATATTGGGATTGAAAGTGCAAAAAAGGCTATTGATGAGGCGAAATATCAACCTGGAGAAATAGAAGAAATATCATCACAAGAAAATGTGGTGTTAGGTAATGAAGGCGATTATGACTTACTTATCATTGGTTCCGGTGGTTCGGCTTTTTCAGCTGCGATCAAAGCGATTGAATACGGGGCAAAAGTAGCTATGATTGAGCGTGGAACGGTGGGTGGAACTTGCGTTAATGTCGGATGCGTTCCTTCTAAGACCTTATTAAGAGCAGGGGAAATCAATCATCTAGCAAAAAATAATCCATTTGTGGGATTACACACTTCGGCTTCAAATGTTGATTTAGCGCCATTAGTAAAACAAAAGAATGATTTAGTAACCGAGATGCGAAATGAAAAATATGTGAATTTAATTGATGATTATGGTTTTGAATTAATAAAAGGTGAAGCAAAATTCGTAAATGAAAATACAGTTGAAGTAAATGGCAATCAAATCACAGCCAAAAGATTTTTAATAGCTACAGGTGCTTCTTCAACTGCACCTAATATTCCCGGATTAGATGAAGTAGATTATTTAACAAGCACTAGCTTATTGGAATTAAAGAAGGTTCCAAATCGTCTTACCGTAATTGGTTCAGGATATATCGGCATGGAATTAGGACAACTATTTCATAACCTCGGGTCAGAAGTCACTTTGATTCAAAGAAGCGAGCGTCTATTAAAAGAATACGATCCTGAAATTTCAGAAGCCATTACTAAGGCCTTAACAGAACAGGGAATTAATTTAGTAACAGGTGCAACCTATGAACGAGTTGAGCAAGATGGAGACATTAAAAAAGTTCATGTTGAGATAAATGGTAAAAAGCGAATTATTGAAGCAGAACAATTGCTAATTGCCACTGGAAGAAAACCAAATACAGAATCATTAAACTTACATGCAGCAGGCGTTGAAGTTGGTTCCCGTGGTGAAATTGTCATTGATGATTATCTTAAAACGACCAATTCCCGAATTTATTCAGCTGGAGATGTCACTCTCGGTCCCCAATTTGTTTATGTAGCTGCTTATGAAGGTGGACTTGCTGCTCGTAATGCAATCGGAGGACTAAATCAAAAGGTCAATTTAGAAGTGGTTCCAGGCGTTACGTTTACTTCTCCATCGATTGCAACGGTTGGTTTAACGGAGCAACAGGCAAAAGAAAAAGGATATGAAGTGAAAACATCGGTATTGCCGTTGGATGCTGTTCCAAGAGCGCTCGTTAATCGGGAAACAACAGGTGTTTTCAAATTGGTGGCAGACGCGAAAACATTGAAAGTGTTAGGGGCGCATGTAGTGGCAGAAAACGCAGGAGACGTAATTTATGCAGCAACATTAGCTGTGAAATTCGGTTTAACTGTTGGAGATCTGAGAGAAACGATGGCTCCATATCTAACAATGGCAGAAGGATTGAAGCTGGCTGTCCTAACTTTTGATAAAGATGTTTCGAAATTATCTTGCTGTGCAGGCTAA
- the merR gene encoding Hg(II)-responsive transcriptional regulator, whose amino-acid sequence MIYCIGEFADKCGVNKETIRYYERKNLLQEPSRTKAGYRIYSDDDVKRVWFIKRMQELGFSLSEIHKLLGVVDKDDVRCSDIYEFVSQKVDEVQQQIRDLMRVENMLNDLKECCPNEEYLYSCPIIEKMFEG is encoded by the coding sequence ATGATTTATTGCATTGGTGAGTTTGCAGATAAATGTGGAGTTAATAAAGAAACGATCAGATATTACGAGCGAAAAAATTTATTACAAGAACCTTCCCGAACGAAAGCTGGTTATCGGATATATTCAGATGATGATGTTAAGCGTGTATGGTTTATTAAACGGATGCAAGAGCTTGGTTTTTCTTTAAGTGAAATCCACAAGTTGCTTGGTGTTGTAGATAAGGATGATGTGCGGTGTTCGGATATATATGAGTTCGTTTCTCAAAAAGTTGATGAAGTACAACAACAAATTAGAGATTTAATGCGTGTTGAGAATATGTTGAATGATTTAAAAGAATGTTGTCCGAATGAAGAATATTTATATTCTTGCCCTATTATTGAGAAAATGTTTGAGGGTTAA
- a CDS encoding sugar O-acetyltransferase, producing the protein MNKHEYNKMIRGELYDPRDPYLRDLMTKQHALMDAFNESGRTDHATQNKLLEKLLGQYHGESSHIRRPFFIDYGINITIGAYFFANYNCTMLDVAPITIGKNVMFGPNVSLNTPEHPLPAAERNTGIEFARPITIEDNVWIGASVTVVGGVTIGQGAVIAAGAVVTKDVPANTVVGGVPARVLKTIEN; encoded by the coding sequence ATGAATAAACATGAATATAACAAGATGATTCGTGGCGAACTATATGATCCTCGTGATCCGTACTTGCGCGACTTGATGACAAAACAACATGCCTTAATGGATGCCTTCAACGAATCGGGCCGCACCGATCATGCTACTCAAAATAAGTTGCTAGAGAAATTACTAGGCCAATATCATGGCGAAAGCAGTCATATTCGTCGGCCATTTTTTATCGATTATGGCATCAATATTACGATTGGTGCGTATTTCTTTGCTAATTATAATTGTACAATGCTGGATGTTGCCCCGATTACAATCGGTAAAAATGTCATGTTCGGACCCAACGTTAGTTTAAACACTCCTGAACATCCTCTTCCGGCCGCTGAGCGCAATACCGGCATTGAATTTGCCCGTCCAATTACGATTGAAGATAATGTCTGGATTGGCGCTAGCGTCACTGTTGTCGGTGGTGTCACTATCGGACAAGGAGCCGTCATTGCCGCTGGAGCCGTTGTTACTAAAGATGTCCCTGCCAATACCGTTGTCGGTGGCGTTCCCGCACGTGTACTGAAAACCATTGAGAATTGA
- a CDS encoding S-ribosylhomocysteine lyase, with the protein MEKIASFTVDHLNLKPGLYLSRTDRIGERELFSYDLRFTAPNYEPVMNTAEIHTIEHIVATYLRNDEQFKQEIIYFGPMGCRTGFYLITTDAIAPADLLDLLIRAFQFTASFQGEIPGADARSCGNYLDQNLPMAKYYAKHYITVLENVTDLTFSY; encoded by the coding sequence ATGGAAAAAATTGCAAGCTTTACAGTGGATCACTTAAACTTAAAACCAGGATTGTACTTGTCACGAACTGATCGTATTGGCGAGCGTGAGCTATTTTCGTATGATTTGCGCTTCACTGCACCAAATTATGAACCGGTCATGAATACAGCTGAAATCCACACGATCGAACACATTGTAGCTACTTATCTGCGAAATGACGAGCAGTTCAAACAAGAGATTATCTACTTCGGGCCAATGGGATGTCGCACAGGCTTTTATTTAATTACGACCGATGCGATTGCCCCCGCTGATTTACTCGATTTATTAATCCGTGCATTCCAATTCACCGCCAGCTTCCAAGGTGAAATTCCTGGAGCCGATGCACGTAGCTGTGGGAATTATCTCGACCAGAATCTCCCGATGGCTAAATATTATGCCAAACATTACATCACTGTCTTAGAAAATGTCACTGATCTGACGTTTAGTTACTAA
- a CDS encoding homoserine O-succinyltransferase, with translation MSIVCDQNRYGSDVSMISNTDIQMNQTHPIKIAILNLMPNKITTEHQLLRLLGKSSLPIEVTLLYTKTYAPTHMMDDYLQKQYRVFDDVKDDTFDAFIITGAPVEHLSFEQVDYWDELTDIFTYVHSNVRSTLFLCWASQAALHFYYDIPRFEVSEKIFGIEQFKTRVKNSLTDGFESYFNVPQSRYFYHQLSDIQSHLDLILYAGSEQSGAQIVASKDYRSVFIAGHFEYDADTLHLEYKRDQERGLNTSLPTCYFVNDDPTQGYCSTWQTHAERFFTNWIKHIVAPTISGA, from the coding sequence ATGTCTATTGTTTGTGACCAGAATCGTTATGGATCCGACGTGTCTATGATATCTAATACAGACATACAAATGAACCAAACTCATCCGATTAAGATTGCTATCTTAAACTTAATGCCAAATAAAATCACTACTGAACACCAATTACTGCGATTACTAGGAAAATCCTCTCTTCCAATAGAGGTTACTCTGCTCTATACGAAGACATACGCCCCAACGCACATGATGGATGATTACTTACAGAAGCAATATCGCGTCTTCGATGATGTGAAAGATGACACATTCGATGCATTCATCATTACAGGTGCACCGGTTGAACATTTATCATTTGAGCAAGTCGACTACTGGGATGAATTAACTGATATCTTCACATATGTTCACTCGAATGTCCGCAGTACGCTCTTTTTATGCTGGGCTAGTCAAGCCGCCTTACATTTCTATTATGATATTCCTCGCTTTGAAGTATCGGAGAAGATTTTTGGGATTGAACAATTCAAGACACGTGTTAAAAATAGCTTGACAGATGGATTTGAGTCCTATTTTAATGTGCCTCAATCCCGTTATTTTTATCATCAATTAAGTGATATTCAGAGTCATTTGGATTTGATTTTATACGCCGGCAGTGAGCAATCAGGCGCACAAATTGTTGCCAGCAAGGACTACCGATCTGTCTTTATTGCTGGACATTTTGAATACGATGCTGATACATTGCACCTTGAATATAAGCGCGATCAGGAGCGTGGTTTAAACACATCACTACCTACCTGTTATTTCGTCAATGATGATCCGACACAAGGATACTGTTCCACTTGGCAGACACATGCAGAGCGCTTCTTCACTAACTGGATCAAGCATATTGTTGCCCCAACCATTTCAGGTGCTTAA
- a CDS encoding O-acetylhomoserine aminocarboxypropyltransferase/cysteine synthase family protein — MSNTHRFETKALHAAQSVGQEKSRAVPIHQTTSYLFDDTQDGAEKFALSKPGNIYTRLNNPTQTVFESRIAALEGGTAGLAVASGMAAISYTIQTLAQVGDHIASSSSIYGGTYTYLSQQVKNIGLKTSFFDINDVQSIKDSLEPETKLIFIESIGNPTGSIPDIEVIAEIAHEHGIPLVVDNTFPSPYLLNPIKFGADIVIHSATKFIGGHGTSIGGVIVESGQFDWTQNNKFPLLSEPDDSYHGLIFAEAVPDAAFTTKIRAGLLRDTGAAISPFNAFLLLQGVESLHVRVERHVENAEAVAQFLASHEKVEWVDYAGLADSPYYELKQKYLPKGAGSVFTFGVKGGYDKAVEFIEALELFSLLANVGDAKSLVVHPASMTHSQLTEEELKSGGIYPETIRVSIGIENVDDIIDDLTQALEKI; from the coding sequence ATGTCAAATACACATCGATTCGAAACAAAAGCATTGCACGCAGCTCAATCAGTGGGTCAAGAGAAGTCACGAGCGGTTCCAATTCATCAGACGACATCGTATTTATTTGATGATACGCAAGATGGGGCAGAGAAGTTCGCACTGAGCAAGCCAGGGAATATTTATACGCGACTTAATAATCCGACACAAACAGTATTCGAGTCACGAATTGCGGCCCTAGAAGGTGGGACAGCAGGATTGGCGGTGGCAAGTGGGATGGCAGCCATCAGCTATACGATTCAAACTTTGGCACAAGTAGGGGATCATATCGCATCCAGTAGCAGTATCTACGGAGGAACCTATACGTATTTATCACAACAAGTAAAAAATATTGGTCTGAAGACTAGCTTCTTCGATATTAATGATGTCCAGTCGATTAAAGATAGCCTGGAGCCTGAAACAAAGCTAATTTTTATCGAATCAATCGGAAATCCAACAGGGAGTATTCCTGATATTGAGGTAATTGCTGAGATTGCTCATGAACATGGAATTCCTTTAGTAGTGGATAATACCTTCCCGTCACCATATTTGTTGAATCCGATTAAGTTTGGAGCGGATATTGTTATTCATTCGGCGACTAAGTTTATTGGTGGTCACGGGACATCGATTGGTGGTGTTATTGTTGAGAGCGGTCAGTTCGATTGGACACAAAACAATAAATTTCCTCTCTTATCAGAGCCCGATGATTCATACCACGGCTTGATTTTTGCTGAAGCAGTACCTGATGCAGCCTTCACGACTAAAATCCGAGCGGGACTTCTGCGTGATACGGGGGCAGCTATTTCCCCGTTTAATGCATTCTTATTATTGCAAGGTGTAGAGTCTCTGCATGTTCGAGTAGAACGTCATGTGGAGAATGCCGAAGCAGTAGCACAATTTTTAGCTAGCCATGAGAAAGTAGAATGGGTAGATTATGCAGGATTAGCGGATAGCCCCTATTACGAATTGAAGCAAAAATACTTACCAAAAGGAGCTGGTTCGGTCTTTACGTTCGGAGTAAAAGGTGGATATGATAAGGCAGTTGAATTCATCGAAGCATTAGAATTGTTCTCACTACTCGCCAACGTTGGTGACGCGAAGTCATTAGTTGTTCATCCAGCTAGTATGACCCACAGCCAATTAACAGAGGAAGAATTAAAATCAGGAGGCATCTATCCAGAGACAATTCGAGTATCAATTGGTATCGAGAATGTGGATGATATTATTGATGACCTAACGCAAGCACTCGAGAAAATTTAA
- a CDS encoding ATP-binding cassette domain-containing protein, with amino-acid sequence MITLDHIDVIFGSGEQAVHAVKNVSIKVKRGDIYGVVGYSGAGKSTLVRTINLLQKPTNGSVTVNGQDMLALSSQELRRARKKIGMIFQHFNLMMSRTVAGNILYALRGSGLSKEEKTKRVHELLELVELSDKHDAYPAQLSGGQKQRVGIARALANEPEVLLCDEATSALDPKTTNSILNLLKNLNEQLGLTIVVITHEMEAIKEICNKVAVMERGEVIEEGNIVQIFTDPANPLTKEFIDTALRIDQALDKLSQQSELMDLDLDSEIVKLAFKSDSASDPIIKELYRRFEVNANIIYGNVEVLNHTLIGHLIVILKGPEARRYDAYDYLDAHDISVQLLEYIDDGDEKKIVPKQRRKR; translated from the coding sequence GTGATCACATTAGATCATATTGATGTTATATTTGGCTCAGGCGAACAAGCTGTGCATGCGGTTAAAAATGTCTCTATCAAAGTGAAACGTGGTGATATTTATGGTGTAGTGGGTTATAGTGGGGCTGGCAAGAGTACCTTAGTTCGGACCATTAACTTACTTCAGAAGCCGACAAACGGCTCTGTCACCGTCAATGGCCAAGATATGTTGGCCTTGTCCAGTCAAGAATTGCGCCGTGCCCGTAAGAAGATTGGCATGATCTTCCAGCACTTCAACTTAATGATGTCACGAACCGTGGCGGGTAATATTTTATACGCCTTACGCGGATCGGGATTATCGAAAGAAGAGAAGACTAAGCGTGTTCATGAGTTGTTAGAGCTGGTTGAATTAAGTGACAAGCACGATGCGTATCCAGCGCAACTCTCTGGAGGCCAGAAGCAGCGGGTCGGTATTGCCCGTGCCTTAGCCAATGAACCGGAAGTCTTACTCTGTGATGAAGCAACGAGTGCCCTCGATCCAAAGACGACGAATTCTATTCTGAATTTGCTGAAAAACTTGAATGAACAACTGGGCCTAACCATTGTTGTCATTACCCATGAGATGGAGGCCATCAAGGAAATTTGTAATAAAGTCGCCGTCATGGAACGAGGAGAAGTGATTGAAGAAGGCAATATTGTCCAAATCTTCACTGACCCTGCCAACCCGCTAACAAAAGAATTTATCGACACGGCTCTCCGGATTGATCAAGCGCTCGATAAGCTCAGTCAGCAGTCAGAGTTAATGGATCTGGATCTAGATAGTGAGATTGTCAAGCTTGCCTTCAAGAGTGACAGCGCCAGTGATCCGATTATTAAGGAACTATACCGGCGTTTTGAAGTGAATGCTAATATTATTTATGGGAACGTCGAAGTGCTGAATCATACCTTAATCGGCCACCTCATCGTTATTCTAAAAGGCCCAGAAGCCCGACGGTACGATGCCTATGATTACTTAGATGCCCATGATATCAGCGTCCAACTCTTAGAATATATCGATGATGGTGACGAGAAAAAAATCGTCCCTAAGCAACGGCGCAAACGATAA
- a CDS encoding methionine ABC transporter permease: MTELLEQYLPNVVGIQDRIIENIIETVYMTISAALIAGILGIIFGIILTVTYSRSILENKLVYNILDKAINTMRSIPFIIMLALIYPITRFFVGTSIGTTASIVPLVFATVPFYAKQVESALLEVDSGVVEAAQAMGSSPIEIIFSVYLKEGLPSLIRVSSVTIVSLISMTAMAGAVGGGGLGDLAIARGYNRFQSDVTFVATVLIMILVFTSQAIGNYFIRKTDHNK; encoded by the coding sequence ATGACTGAATTACTTGAACAATATCTCCCGAATGTAGTTGGCATTCAAGACCGTATTATCGAAAACATTATCGAAACAGTCTACATGACGATCTCAGCTGCGCTCATTGCCGGTATCTTGGGGATTATCTTCGGAATTATTCTGACCGTAACGTACTCAAGAAGTATCTTGGAGAACAAACTCGTCTACAACATTCTAGATAAAGCCATCAATACGATGCGGTCAATCCCATTCATTATCATGCTCGCTCTCATTTATCCGATTACTCGTTTTTTTGTCGGAACATCGATTGGAACGACGGCTTCGATTGTACCGCTTGTCTTCGCAACGGTCCCCTTCTACGCTAAACAAGTCGAATCAGCCTTGTTAGAAGTAGATAGTGGCGTGGTCGAAGCAGCGCAAGCGATGGGATCTAGCCCGATAGAGATTATCTTCAGTGTTTACTTGAAGGAAGGCTTACCCTCACTGATCCGTGTATCATCCGTCACCATTGTCAGTCTAATCAGTATGACCGCAATGGCTGGAGCTGTTGGAGGTGGTGGGCTTGGCGACTTAGCCATCGCCCGAGGGTACAACCGATTCCAGTCCGACGTTACCTTCGTCGCTACTGTTCTAATCATGATCCTGGTCTTCACCTCACAAGCAATCGGCAACTACTTTATCCGCAAAACAGACCACAACAAATAA